One Eublepharis macularius isolate TG4126 chromosome 6, MPM_Emac_v1.0, whole genome shotgun sequence DNA segment encodes these proteins:
- the THAP4 gene encoding peroxynitrite isomerase THAP4 isoform X1, which yields MVICCAALNCSNRQGKAPRGRAAVSFHRFPLKDSKRLIQWLKAVQRDNWIPTKYSFLCSEHFTKDSFSKRLEDQHRLLKPTAVPTIFQLSEKRGGSRDYVKRRRKIVSQALYRDGSQPKEGNCEVAEVNLSSDRDSRMDGTQEMEQVTLQAEIGSLSEQGENFQVQLEGSLRRMLADNLVTKVAQNKPEKSSVEDCSEMVIHPGNLKTDRNGISEDDFTPPVSGACKFIGSLHSYSFFSKHTRERSSFPKEQLERKRLRRSVEPSCSNSIVEQDGSLPETSSTSSLTVVPQKPSQSLSASPADLTPKPATEAVVGQKGDTDANPMSINEVIMSASGACKLIDSLHSYCFSSRHSKSQVCCLREQVEKKNGELKLLRQKISRSDSQVRKLKEKLDELKRIHFPFLSNLLSQDCETPQLNPVIEPLSWMLGTWLSDPPGDGTFPSMKPFQYLEEVQISHVGQPMLNFSFNAFHPDTRKPMHRECGFIRIKPDTNKVAFISAQNTGLVEVEEGEVNGQELSIASHSLGRISFAKKPHVEQITRKFRLNSDGKLEQTVSMATTTQPMTQHLHVTYKKVTP from the exons ATGGTGATCTGTTGCGCGGCGCTGAATTGTTCCAACCGGCAGGGCAAAGCTCCCCGGGGCCGGGCGGCCGTCTCCTTCCACAG GTTTCCATTAAAGGACTCAAAGCGACTGATCCAGTGGTTAAAAGCGGTTCAGAGGGATAACTGGATCCCCACCAAATATTCTTTCTTATGCAGTGAGCACTTCACTAAAGACAGCTTTTCAAAGCGGCTGGAGGATCAGCATCGGCTGCTCAAACCCACAGCTGTGCCAACCATTTTCCAGCTTTCAGAGAAAAGAGGGGGAAGCAGGGATTATgtcaagaggaggaggaaaatcgTAAGTCAGGCTCTGTACAGAGATGGCAGCCAACCAAAGGAAGGAAACTGTGAGGTAGCGGAGGTGAACTTATCTTCTGACCGAGACTCGAGGATGGATGGAACTCAAGAAATGGAGCAAGTGACTCTTCAAGCTGAAATTGGTTCACTCTCTGAGCAGGGAGAGAATTTTCAGGTTCAACTTGAAGGCTCCCTCAGGAGGATGCTAGCTGATAACCTAGTCACAAAAGTGGCCCAGAATAAACCAGAGAAGTCTTCTGTAGAGGATTGTTCTGAAATGGTGATTCATCCTGGGAATCTGAAAACAGATCGAAATGGTATATCAGAAGATGATTTTACACCTCCTGTGTCTGGGGCTTGCAAATTTATTGGCTCCCTTCATTCTTACAGCTTTTTCTCCAAGCATACGAGAGAAAGGTCATCTTTTCCAAAGGAGCAACTGGAAAGGAAACGGTTAAGAAGGAGTGTTGAACCTAGTTGTAGTAACAGCATAGTGGAACAGGATGGAAGTTTACCAGAAACCTCCTCTACTTCTTCTCTTACTGTTGTCCCCCAAAAGCCTTCCCAAAGCCTGTCTGCATCCCCTGCAGATCTGACTCCTAAGCCCGCAACAGAAGCTGTTGTAGGTCAGAAGGGAGACACGGATGCCAATCCCATGTCAATCAATGAGGTCATCATGTCTGCTTCAGGGGCCTGCAAGCTCATTGACTCTCTCCATTCATATTGCTTCTCCTCTCGGCATAGCAAAAGCCAAGTGTGCTGTTTAAGAGAGCAGGTGGAGAAGAAGAATGGAGAGCTGAAACTGTTGAGACAGAAGATCAGCCGCTCTGACAGCCAAGTtagaaagctgaaagaaaagCTAGATGAACTGAAGAGGATCCATTTTCCATTCCTGAGCAACCTGCTGTCCCAAGACTGTG AAACCCCACAGTTGAACCCTGTGATTGAGCCTCTGTCCTGGATGTTGGGTACTTGGCTGTCAGACCCACCAGGAGATGGGACCTTTCCCTCAATGAAGCCTTTTCAGTACCTCGAAGAAGTTCAGATCTCGCATGTGGGGCAGCCCATGTTGAATTTCTC ATTCAACGCCTTCCATCCAGACACCAGGAAGCCAATGCACCGAGAATGTGGATTCATCCGTATCAAACCAGACACTAACAAGGTGGCCTTCATCAGTGCTCAGAACACAG GTTTGGTAGAGGTGGAGGAAGGAGAGGTAAATGGACAGGAGCTTTCTATCGCTTCCCATTCTTTAGGAAGGATCTCATTTGCCAAGAAGCCCCATGTAGAACAA ATTACTAGAAAATTCAGGCTCAATTCTGATGGGAAACTAGAACAGACTGTCTCCATGGCAACCACTACACAGCCAATGACTCAGCACCTCCACGTTACCTACAAGAAAGTGACACCTTAA
- the THAP4 gene encoding peroxynitrite isomerase THAP4 isoform X2, with the protein MASNEINTETPQLNPVIEPLSWMLGTWLSDPPGDGTFPSMKPFQYLEEVQISHVGQPMLNFSFNAFHPDTRKPMHRECGFIRIKPDTNKVAFISAQNTGLVEVEEGEVNGQELSIASHSLGRISFAKKPHVEQITRKFRLNSDGKLEQTVSMATTTQPMTQHLHVTYKKVTP; encoded by the exons ATGGCAAGCAATGAAATAAATACAG AAACCCCACAGTTGAACCCTGTGATTGAGCCTCTGTCCTGGATGTTGGGTACTTGGCTGTCAGACCCACCAGGAGATGGGACCTTTCCCTCAATGAAGCCTTTTCAGTACCTCGAAGAAGTTCAGATCTCGCATGTGGGGCAGCCCATGTTGAATTTCTC ATTCAACGCCTTCCATCCAGACACCAGGAAGCCAATGCACCGAGAATGTGGATTCATCCGTATCAAACCAGACACTAACAAGGTGGCCTTCATCAGTGCTCAGAACACAG GTTTGGTAGAGGTGGAGGAAGGAGAGGTAAATGGACAGGAGCTTTCTATCGCTTCCCATTCTTTAGGAAGGATCTCATTTGCCAAGAAGCCCCATGTAGAACAA ATTACTAGAAAATTCAGGCTCAATTCTGATGGGAAACTAGAACAGACTGTCTCCATGGCAACCACTACACAGCCAATGACTCAGCACCTCCACGTTACCTACAAGAAAGTGACACCTTAA